One part of the Salinivirga cyanobacteriivorans genome encodes these proteins:
- a CDS encoding IS4 family transposase — MDKTTHFFGTSVFGQLISLIDSKIITASAKKHGSDHYVKKFKTKDHLISMLFCSFAKCTSLREVSGAMLGLSGKTKHFQLNHIPKKSTLSDSNKRRDCDVFGEIYNKLLKQYGHYISDSRIKDVINKQVEIIDSSTISLFKDILKCVGRHPKTGKKKGGIKLHATINADETAPKMVWLTSAATHEHVLLNNLKHNANTIYVFDKGYNDYKAFDKFSQTDTGFVTRIKDNAAYKTLNDCKIEEHIHSGVEKDEIIEVQVKYENNTRPLKLRKVQFYDRNLKRRFEFLTNLFEMRADLIAAIYKLRWQIELLFKQLKQNFPLKYFLGDNENAIKIQIYCALIANLLMTVIQKTLKRKWAFSNLVSFCKIHLFNYIHLFRFLEHPDKDWQKTYDELMQPSLF, encoded by the coding sequence ATGGATAAAACTACACATTTTTTTGGAACATCGGTTTTCGGACAGCTGATTTCCTTAATTGATTCAAAAATCATTACTGCAAGTGCAAAAAAGCACGGTTCGGATCACTATGTAAAGAAGTTTAAAACTAAAGATCACTTAATTAGCATGCTGTTTTGTTCTTTTGCTAAATGCACATCTTTACGCGAAGTAAGTGGCGCAATGCTTGGTTTATCAGGTAAAACCAAACATTTTCAGTTAAATCATATTCCAAAGAAAAGTACCTTGTCAGATTCAAATAAACGTAGAGATTGTGATGTGTTCGGAGAAATCTACAATAAGCTACTCAAACAATATGGTCATTATATTTCGGACAGCAGAATTAAAGATGTAATAAACAAACAAGTAGAGATTATTGACAGCTCAACCATCAGTTTGTTTAAGGATATATTGAAGTGTGTTGGACGGCATCCTAAAACCGGTAAAAAGAAAGGCGGTATAAAACTTCATGCAACGATAAATGCAGACGAAACTGCACCCAAGATGGTTTGGCTCACCAGTGCTGCCACTCATGAACATGTATTGTTAAATAATCTTAAGCATAATGCAAACACAATATACGTATTTGACAAAGGCTATAATGACTACAAAGCCTTTGATAAATTTTCGCAAACAGATACAGGTTTTGTCACCCGAATAAAAGACAATGCAGCATATAAAACGCTAAATGATTGTAAGATAGAAGAACATATTCATAGTGGGGTTGAAAAAGATGAAATCATAGAAGTTCAGGTAAAATATGAGAATAACACACGCCCTTTAAAGCTGCGTAAAGTCCAGTTCTACGACAGAAACCTTAAAAGACGGTTTGAGTTTTTAACTAACTTGTTTGAAATGAGGGCTGATTTAATAGCTGCTATTTACAAACTACGATGGCAAATTGAACTTCTGTTCAAACAATTAAAACAAAATTTCCCGCTAAAATATTTTCTCGGGGACAATGAAAATGCGATTAAAATACAGATATACTGTGCCTTAATCGCAAACCTATTGATGACTGTTATCCAAAAAACGCTCAAGAGGAAATGGGCGTTTTCCAATTTAGTTAGCTTCTGTAAAATTCATTTGTTTAACTACATTCATTTATTCAGGTTTCTTGAGCATCCGGACAAAGATTGGCAGAAAACTTATGACGAATTGATGCAGCCCTCTCTATTCTGA
- a CDS encoding helix-turn-helix domain-containing protein, producing MLNIGERIIQLRKAKNWSQDELAKHVNASRIMIGKYERGDNAPSVEVLLKLAKAFGVSLDYLVGEGVNAAFDKEMINRLENVENLPQEEKERIFHFIDLIIRDHKAGQAYANK from the coding sequence ATGTTAAACATAGGAGAACGTATTATACAGCTCAGGAAGGCTAAAAACTGGTCTCAAGATGAACTAGCGAAGCATGTTAATGCTTCCCGTATCATGATTGGCAAGTATGAGCGTGGTGATAACGCACCATCTGTTGAAGTGCTTTTGAAGCTGGCTAAAGCTTTCGGGGTAAGTCTTGATTATTTGGTAGGTGAAGGCGTTAACGCTGCTTTTGATAAAGAGATGATTAACAGACTGGAAAATGTAGAAAACCTACCACAAGAAGAAAAGGAAAGGATTTTTCATTTCATTGACCTCATTATTAGAGATCATAAAGCTGGACAAGCATACGCAAATAAATAA
- a CDS encoding helix-turn-helix domain-containing protein, with the protein MIYTCKSFMVLIQQKSIVLLQKHNRLRIIYSLYDMSFGKTIATQRKKKGISQGQLAKMVGTISVTIGRYERNEIKPSIDIAVKIAEALEVSLDYLTGKTTFELDNSIIKRVVEIQNLPEEDKKHILYTLDGLLQNVRTKQAFSK; encoded by the coding sequence ATGATTTACACATGCAAATCTTTTATGGTTTTGATACAGCAAAAAAGTATTGTACTTTTACAAAAACACAATAGATTACGCATTATATATAGCTTATACGATATGTCATTCGGCAAAACAATAGCAACACAGAGAAAGAAAAAAGGAATTTCGCAAGGTCAGCTTGCGAAAATGGTAGGCACTATAAGTGTGACAATTGGCCGATACGAAAGGAATGAAATAAAACCGTCGATCGACATAGCTGTCAAAATTGCCGAAGCACTGGAAGTCTCTCTTGATTACCTTACCGGAAAAACCACTTTCGAACTGGACAACTCGATCATTAAGCGAGTCGTTGAGATTCAGAACCTACCCGAAGAAGACAAAAAACACATTCTTTATACGCTTGACGGCCTTTTACAAAACGTCAGGACAAAACAGGCATTTTCTAAATAA
- a CDS encoding CHC2 zinc finger domain-containing protein, with translation MQIPDIKKRLPIAGVLAHYGIKMNKNDHIICPFHKDDKPSCKIYTDTNTYNCFGCGKTGDVIQFIQDKENCDKHTALKKATELANGNATKNTQNTDVMGIASKRAAEAENFAELFNRQKEGLPRSPKAQEYLRNRCLEELQEVGYNSGVNWKKLKQCITFPLKDKNGNIVSLYGRRITESNGYNAEYGKHYYTENRKGLYPHYPDKHTETLIITEAIIDAASLLQCKDALQSVSILSAYGTNGLTAEHKAAIAEWSSSGVEKQEVIFFFDGDNAGREGVIKNTENVQRLLSRVEVTSVPTPDGEDVNSMFVTYGKEAILQLIEERQPVNLKTPKSPNNITIQQFNNKAITPEEVQETNGLSPLNTNTPNKIIFETPTARYIIKGSLPKTFDRMLVSLDVQHLETGTKYRCRLDLYEEKQSRKEAREASEKLDMRSDLVESDLSQLTDLLEEYRDNQLQQTTEENSNDKALSIAAQAKCKAFLSKPELITRINKLIGQSGIVGEENNRLFLFVIATSHKMPETLHALIQGSSGSGKTHLLSKIAALMPDERVVKFTRVTENSFYNYDEYYFQGKLVCLEDIDGLKEEALFAWRELISNEQLSSSTSQKDENGNIRSAQRIVRGPMASICATTHGQIYEDNMSRMFIVAVDESSEQTQKIMNYQSKTASGTIEKKLEVEAKEFLQNSIRMLKPLKVINPYADKIKLPPQAHKIRRLHELFLSFVKQVTLIHQYQRKRDDRGRIITEPEDLKTAVEIMFDSIFLKVDELDGSLRQFFEQLKAYVLAKENPQNYEFMQREIRHSLNLSKSATHRYLNNLLELEYLSVTGGYQNKGLRYKVSYWDNVVKLREQIKEYLNNQLDKL, from the coding sequence ATGCAAATCCCCGACATCAAAAAACGGCTGCCCATAGCGGGTGTTTTGGCGCATTATGGCATTAAAATGAATAAGAATGATCATATTATATGCCCGTTCCACAAGGACGACAAGCCCAGCTGCAAGATTTATACAGACACTAACACTTACAACTGCTTTGGCTGTGGTAAAACCGGCGATGTAATACAGTTTATCCAGGACAAAGAAAATTGCGATAAGCACACAGCGTTGAAAAAGGCCACAGAACTGGCCAATGGCAACGCAACAAAAAATACCCAAAACACCGATGTAATGGGGATTGCATCCAAGCGGGCTGCGGAGGCCGAAAACTTTGCCGAACTATTTAACAGGCAAAAAGAAGGCCTCCCACGCAGCCCCAAAGCACAAGAATATTTGAGAAACCGCTGCTTAGAAGAATTACAAGAAGTTGGCTATAACTCAGGAGTAAACTGGAAAAAACTCAAACAGTGCATCACCTTTCCATTGAAGGACAAAAACGGAAACATCGTAAGCCTGTATGGCAGAAGAATCACTGAAAGCAACGGTTATAACGCAGAATATGGCAAACACTACTACACCGAAAACCGGAAAGGACTTTATCCACACTACCCTGACAAACACACTGAAACCCTGATCATCACCGAGGCCATCATAGATGCAGCTTCACTGCTGCAATGTAAAGACGCTCTACAGAGCGTCTCCATACTAAGCGCCTACGGCACCAACGGCCTAACCGCCGAACACAAAGCAGCCATTGCAGAATGGTCTTCGAGCGGAGTCGAGAAGCAAGAAGTAATCTTTTTCTTTGATGGAGACAATGCTGGACGTGAAGGCGTAATAAAAAATACAGAAAACGTTCAAAGGTTACTGAGCAGAGTTGAAGTAACAAGCGTGCCAACACCTGATGGCGAGGATGTAAATAGTATGTTCGTGACTTATGGCAAGGAAGCAATACTGCAATTAATCGAAGAACGGCAACCTGTAAACCTCAAAACTCCCAAATCACCTAACAATATAACAATACAACAATTTAACAATAAGGCCATTACACCCGAAGAAGTACAAGAAACCAACGGCCTGTCACCATTAAACACTAATACCCCAAATAAAATAATTTTCGAAACCCCCACCGCCCGTTACATTATCAAAGGCAGCCTGCCGAAAACCTTCGACCGCATGCTGGTGAGCTTAGACGTGCAGCACTTGGAAACAGGCACCAAATACCGCTGCCGCTTAGATCTGTACGAAGAAAAACAATCCCGGAAAGAAGCCCGTGAAGCATCGGAAAAACTGGATATGCGCAGCGATTTGGTGGAAAGCGATTTATCACAATTAACTGATTTACTGGAAGAATACCGGGACAACCAACTGCAACAAACCACCGAAGAAAACTCAAACGACAAAGCTCTAAGCATAGCAGCACAAGCGAAATGCAAAGCATTTTTAAGCAAACCCGAATTAATCACCAGGATCAATAAACTGATCGGCCAAAGCGGCATCGTAGGCGAAGAAAATAACCGTTTGTTTTTGTTTGTGATAGCCACCAGCCACAAAATGCCGGAAACCCTGCATGCTTTAATACAAGGCAGTTCGGGCAGCGGAAAAACGCACCTTTTGAGCAAAATAGCCGCTTTAATGCCCGATGAACGAGTAGTGAAATTTACCCGTGTTACGGAAAACAGTTTTTACAACTACGATGAATATTATTTTCAAGGGAAACTGGTTTGTTTGGAAGACATCGACGGGCTGAAAGAAGAAGCCTTGTTTGCCTGGCGCGAGCTGATCAGCAACGAACAGCTCAGCAGCTCTACCAGTCAAAAGGACGAGAACGGCAACATCCGCAGCGCACAGCGTATTGTTCGCGGCCCGATGGCTTCGATATGCGCCACCACGCACGGACAAATTTATGAAGACAACATGAGCCGTATGTTTATTGTGGCCGTTGATGAAAGCAGCGAGCAAACCCAAAAGATCATGAACTACCAAAGCAAAACCGCCAGCGGAACGATAGAAAAAAAGCTGGAAGTTGAAGCAAAGGAATTTTTGCAAAACAGCATCCGCATGTTAAAGCCGCTGAAAGTAATCAACCCCTATGCCGACAAGATAAAACTACCACCGCAAGCCCATAAAATAAGGCGTTTACACGAACTGTTTTTGAGTTTTGTAAAACAAGTGACCTTAATCCACCAATACCAGCGCAAGCGAGATGACCGGGGCAGAATTATCACCGAACCCGAAGACCTGAAAACAGCCGTAGAGATCATGTTCGACAGTATTTTTTTGAAAGTGGACGAGCTGGACGGCTCATTGCGGCAGTTCTTTGAGCAGCTGAAGGCGTATGTTTTGGCAAAAGAAAACCCGCAAAACTATGAATTCATGCAACGGGAAATCCGGCATAGTCTAAACCTTAGTAAATCGGCTACACACCGATATTTAAACAATCTTTTAGAGTTAGAATATCTTTCGGTTACAGGTGGTTATCAAAATAAGGGATTACGTTATAAAGTATCGTATTGGGACAATGTTGTAAAGTTGCGTGAGCAGATTAAAGAATATCTTAACAATCAATTAGATAAGCTCTAA
- a CDS encoding CHC2 zinc finger domain-containing protein, producing MQIPDIKKRLPIMSVLAHYGIKMNKNDHIICPFHKDDKPSCKIYTDTNTYNCFGCGKTGDVIQFIQDKENCSKHAALKIATELANGSTTENNHKNTDVMGIASKRAAEAENFAELFNRQKDGLPRSHKAQEYLKNRGLEQLQEVGYNSGVNWKKLKQCITFPLKDKSGNIVSLYGRRITESNGYNAEFGKHYYTENRKGLYPGCPDANTETLIITEAIIDCASLQLVINNEQLAMKGISVLTAYGTNGLTAEHIEAIKQLKNLQEIIFFFDGDIAGKEGIIKSTEKLQHLKCKITAVPTPDGEDVNSMFITYGKEAILQLIEERQPANPESNQSSGNQINIPIEVQTQCIASQRLKTDLPNKIIHQTPTARYIIKGSLPKTFDRMLVSLDVQHLETAIKYRCRLNLYEEKQTRKEAREASEKLDLRSDLVENDLSELTDLLEEYRDNQLQQITEETSSDKALSLAVQAQCKTFLSKPELITRINKLIGQSGIVGEENNRLFLFIIGTSHKMKDTLHALIQGSSGSGKTHLLSKIAALMPSERVVKFTRVTENSFYNYDEYFFRNKLICLEDIDGLKEEALFAWRELISNEQLSSSTSQKDENGNIRSAQRIVRGPMASLCATTHGQIYEDNMSRMFIVAVDESSEQTKKIMNYQSKTASGTIEKKQEVEAKEFLQNCIRMLKPLKVINPYADKIKLPPQAHKIRRLHELFLSFVKQVTLIHQYQRKRDGQGRVITEPEDLQTAVEIMFESIFLKVDELDGSLRQFFEKLKAYALEKDNPQQYEFTQREVRHALHLSKTQLFRYLNELMELEYLQQSGGYANRGFKYKIIYWDNITRLRSEIKAYLFGQIEKLAFQSVGTPVGTPENYIKN from the coding sequence ATGCAAATCCCCGACATCAAAAAACGGCTGCCTATAATGAGTGTTTTGGCGCATTACGGCATTAAAATGAATAAGAATGATCATATTATATGCCCGTTCCACAAGGACGACAAGCCCAGCTGCAAGATTTATACAGACACTAACACTTACAACTGCTTTGGCTGTGGTAAAACCGGCGATGTAATACAATTTATCCAGGACAAAGAGAACTGCAGCAAACACGCTGCCCTGAAAATAGCCACAGAACTGGCCAATGGCAGCACAACAGAAAACAACCATAAAAACACCGATGTAATGGGGATTGCATCCAAGCGGGCTGCGGAGGCCGAAAACTTTGCCGAACTATTTAACAGGCAAAAAGACGGCCTCCCACGCAGCCATAAAGCACAGGAGTATCTCAAAAACCGTGGGCTGGAACAATTACAAGAAGTTGGCTATAACTCAGGAGTAAACTGGAAAAAGCTCAAACAGTGCATTACGTTCCCATTGAAAGACAAAAGCGGAAACATTGTAAGCCTGTACGGCAGGAGAATAACAGAAAGCAATGGTTATAACGCAGAATTTGGCAAACACTACTACACCGAAAACCGCAAAGGACTTTACCCGGGTTGTCCGGATGCAAATACAGAAACGTTAATCATCACCGAGGCTATTATCGACTGTGCCAGTCTCCAATTAGTAATTAATAATGAGCAATTAGCAATGAAAGGCATCTCCGTATTAACCGCCTATGGTACTAATGGACTTACTGCAGAGCATATCGAAGCAATAAAACAATTAAAAAACTTACAAGAAATTATTTTCTTTTTTGATGGTGATATAGCCGGAAAAGAAGGTATAATTAAAAGCACCGAAAAACTACAGCACCTAAAATGCAAGATTACAGCCGTGCCAACGCCCGATGGCGAAGACGTAAACAGTATGTTCATAACTTATGGCAAAGAAGCCATATTGCAACTCATCGAAGAACGGCAGCCTGCCAATCCTGAATCTAATCAATCATCTGGCAATCAAATAAATATCCCTATAGAAGTACAGACGCAATGCATTGCGTCTCAACGGTTAAAAACAGATCTTCCCAACAAGATAATCCACCAAACCCCCACCGCCCGCTACATCATCAAAGGCAGCCTGCCGAAAACCTTCGACCGCATGCTGGTAAGCCTTGACGTGCAGCACTTGGAAACCGCCATAAAATACCGCTGCCGATTAAATTTATACGAAGAAAAGCAAACAAGGAAAGAAGCAAGAGAAGCAAGCGAGAAACTGGACTTACGCAGCGATCTGGTAGAAAACGACTTATCAGAACTAACCGATTTACTGGAAGAATACCGGGACAATCAACTGCAACAAATCACCGAAGAAACCTCAAGCGACAAAGCTTTAAGTTTGGCAGTACAAGCGCAGTGCAAAACATTTTTAAGCAAGCCCGAATTAATCACCAGGATCAATAAACTGATCGGCCAATCGGGCATCGTAGGCGAAGAAAACAACCGTTTGTTTTTGTTCATTATCGGTACGAGCCATAAAATGAAAGATACGCTACATGCTTTAATACAAGGCAGTTCGGGCAGCGGAAAGACGCACCTTTTGAGCAAAATAGCTGCACTGATGCCAAGTGAAAGAGTCGTAAAATTTACCCGCGTTACCGAAAATAGCTTTTACAACTACGATGAATATTTTTTTAGGAATAAATTGATTTGTTTGGAAGACATCGACGGGCTGAAAGAAGAAGCCTTGTTTGCCTGGCGCGAGCTGATCAGCAACGAACAACTCAGCAGCAGCACCAGCCAGAAAGACGAAAACGGCAACATCCGCAGTGCACAGCGTATTGTCCGCGGGCCAATGGCCAGCCTTTGCGCCACCACGCACGGGCAAATTTACGAGGACAATATGAGCCGAATGTTTATTGTGGCCGTGGATGAAAGCAGCGAACAAACCAAAAAGATCATGAATTACCAAAGCAAAACCGCCAGCGGAACGATAGAAAAAAAGCAGGAAGTTGAAGCAAAGGAATTTTTGCAGAACTGCATCCGCATGTTAAAGCCTTTAAAGGTAATAAACCCCTATGCCGATAAAATAAAACTACCACCGCAAGCCCATAAAATAAGGCGTTTACACGAACTGTTTTTAAGCTTTGTAAAGCAAGTGACATTGATCCACCAATACCAACGAAAGCGAGATGGACAAGGCCGGGTAATCACCGAGCCCGAAGACCTGCAAACGGCCGTGGAAATCATGTTCGAGAGTATTTTTTTGAAGGTCGACGAGCTGGACGGCTCATTGCGGCAGTTTTTTGAAAAACTGAAGGCTTATGCTTTAGAAAAAGACAACCCTCAGCAGTACGAATTTACCCAGCGGGAGGTCAGGCATGCCCTGCATTTAAGCAAAACACAGCTTTTCCGTTACCTCAATGAATTAATGGAACTAGAATACCTGCAACAATCGGGCGGTTATGCCAACCGTGGGTTTAAGTACAAAATAATCTATTGGGACAATATCACCAGGCTTCGAAGCGAAATCAAAGCGTACCTGTTCGGCCAAATTGAAAAGTTGGCGTTCCAAAGTGTCGGAACACCAGTTGGAACGCCAGAAAATTACATAAAAAACTAA
- a CDS encoding tyrosine-type recombinase/integrase gives MNQHFRKYLVEKGFAISTAGDYSSFIEKRFKLYLYELSLSVEGFDNEQLMQYIRYRKGQNIQAKTINLELKKISYYLNFKGVPNVAETVRLKGVQRTVPHDLFTQKQLNEMYQKFPESRNHWTHENTLKTYHIILGLKIYQGLQTCELAKLETSHLQLDKGKIYVPSTRRTNKRILELKPFQVLPLHEYLLSEGKFLKDEIEGSYLFHKKRLFRGMSRIKKMINRYEPRLKNMAQIRASIITNWLQHYNLREVQHMAGHKYVSSTERYRTDNLEDLQKELEKYHPLK, from the coding sequence ATGAATCAGCATTTTAGAAAATACCTGGTTGAAAAAGGCTTTGCCATAAGCACGGCCGGTGATTACAGTTCTTTCATTGAAAAGCGGTTTAAACTTTATTTGTATGAACTATCTCTTTCAGTTGAAGGTTTTGATAATGAGCAATTAATGCAGTACATCCGCTATCGAAAAGGCCAAAACATACAAGCAAAAACCATCAATTTAGAGTTAAAGAAAATATCTTACTATTTAAATTTTAAAGGCGTACCGAACGTTGCAGAAACTGTTAGGTTAAAAGGCGTACAGCGCACGGTACCGCACGATCTGTTTACCCAAAAACAGCTCAATGAAATGTACCAAAAGTTCCCCGAAAGCCGCAACCACTGGACGCACGAAAATACGTTGAAAACCTATCATATTATCCTGGGATTAAAAATTTACCAGGGCCTGCAAACCTGCGAACTGGCAAAGCTTGAAACCAGCCATTTACAACTGGATAAAGGCAAAATATACGTTCCATCGACCCGACGAACCAATAAACGTATTTTGGAGTTAAAACCCTTTCAAGTACTACCCTTGCACGAATATCTTTTATCCGAAGGAAAGTTTTTAAAAGATGAAATCGAAGGAAGCTATTTGTTTCATAAAAAACGCTTATTCCGGGGAATGTCAAGAATCAAAAAGATGATAAACAGGTACGAACCACGGTTAAAAAACATGGCACAAATCAGGGCATCGATCATTACAAACTGGTTGCAGCATTATAATTTGAGAGAAGTGCAACACATGGCCGGACACAAGTACGTAAGCAGCACAGAAAGGTACAGGACGGACAATTTAGAAGATCTGCAGAAAGAGTTAGAAAAATATCATCCGTTAAAATAG
- a CDS encoding tyrosine-type recombinase/integrase — protein sequence METLNYNPHTVKLGYWNTKEFLSFLEQNQTNHFRNFKTGQIKSYLDYLQHRPNCNRSGSLSAGYINKHITTLRLLSKYLQLTGVANIAIKPELLKTTETATYLTKPEIQALYKAAKDRDNLYRQRDTAMLGIYYGCGLRASEGAALNISDLLFDKNLLYVRQGKGYRQRYIPMGRQVKADLQEYIFHQRNELLNRQKNEALLLSRRGKRWSRQGMYNRLQLLKNQTNDEKLKQKTFGLHILRHSIATHLLQDGMRLENIALFLGHKSIESTQKYTHLVNESAF from the coding sequence TTGGAAACACTGAATTACAACCCCCACACGGTAAAACTCGGCTATTGGAACACAAAGGAATTTTTATCTTTTCTGGAGCAAAACCAAACGAACCATTTTAGAAACTTTAAAACCGGGCAAATAAAAAGCTACCTGGATTATTTGCAGCACCGCCCCAACTGCAACCGATCGGGCAGCCTGAGTGCAGGTTACATCAACAAACACATTACCACGCTGCGGCTTTTGAGTAAATATCTACAACTCACAGGAGTGGCCAACATCGCCATTAAACCCGAACTGCTGAAAACAACAGAAACCGCCACATATCTGACCAAACCGGAAATACAAGCTTTGTACAAAGCTGCAAAAGACCGGGATAATTTATACCGCCAAAGAGATACGGCCATGCTCGGGATCTATTACGGTTGCGGGTTACGGGCAAGCGAAGGCGCAGCGCTGAACATCAGCGATCTGCTTTTTGATAAGAATTTACTCTACGTCAGACAAGGAAAAGGCTACAGGCAGCGTTACATTCCCATGGGCAGGCAGGTTAAAGCCGATCTGCAGGAATACATTTTCCATCAACGAAATGAACTTTTAAACAGGCAAAAAAACGAGGCGTTGCTTTTGAGCCGTCGCGGAAAGCGGTGGAGCCGGCAAGGCATGTACAACCGTTTGCAACTACTGAAAAACCAAACAAACGACGAAAAACTAAAACAGAAAACCTTTGGGCTGCACATTTTACGGCACTCCATTGCCACGCATCTTTTACAGGACGGCATGCGGTTAGAAAACATTGCTTTGTTTCTTGGACACAAATCAATAGAGAGTACACAAAAATATACTCATTTAGTCAATGAATCAGCATTTTAG
- a CDS encoding DUF6402 family protein: protein MEEGEYVGDDSYVEAQEILRLLRLVYTENIDFNFPDKNISADDVVIGNNTYAEVEIVSIDTQTEAIEVNGNTLKYSSFDIITQSESDANKLREFISGEEENIYGTSPETQVSLTINGSVVSFNHIVQNVKNRYLYLLNSGKYNELSEAEKTILDIPIIQWKLGYPYGAAFIDHWFESEGADIHLTDENFEDLFEASSIFQEVFNDASNNKIIYPYNTGPLGETLTELCDRISQYATEGQEQLTLGLWPDYQENTGNINRFYSESATQVDLISGLSFVDEDLAYAIGRFTISFYFDAVLNILGFDRAVGEGDIYFRVWDSFDFEGVQPLGSWERDVFNCEAPTIGFEMITNSDFLPLYEKLNDEVSAQEVEFDIITKYYKIDGNWLLDYSSNSTNCNLTIDEED, encoded by the coding sequence GTGGAGGAGGGGGAATATGTTGGTGATGACTCTTATGTAGAGGCACAAGAGATATTACGGTTGCTTCGTTTGGTTTATACAGAAAACATTGATTTCAACTTTCCTGATAAGAATATTAGTGCTGATGATGTAGTAATAGGGAATAACACATATGCAGAAGTTGAGATAGTGTCTATTGATACTCAAACAGAAGCCATAGAAGTAAATGGAAATACATTAAAATATAGCTCCTTCGATATAATTACTCAAAGTGAATCAGATGCCAATAAGCTTAGGGAATTTATTTCTGGAGAAGAGGAAAATATATATGGAACTTCTCCAGAGACCCAAGTTTCATTAACAATAAATGGAAGTGTTGTAAGTTTTAATCACATTGTTCAAAATGTAAAGAACCGATATCTTTATTTATTAAATTCAGGCAAGTATAATGAACTCTCCGAAGCTGAAAAGACAATATTGGATATTCCTATTATTCAATGGAAATTAGGGTATCCTTATGGAGCAGCTTTTATAGATCACTGGTTCGAAAGTGAAGGGGCAGATATTCATTTGACGGATGAAAACTTTGAAGATCTTTTCGAAGCTTCATCGATATTTCAAGAAGTTTTTAATGACGCATCAAATAATAAAATCATCTATCCTTACAACACTGGCCCATTAGGCGAAACACTCACGGAACTATGTGATAGAATTAGCCAATACGCAACCGAAGGGCAAGAACAGCTTACTCTTGGCCTGTGGCCAGATTATCAGGAGAACACAGGTAATATTAACAGATTTTACTCAGAATCTGCCACTCAAGTTGATTTAATTTCTGGGTTGTCTTTTGTAGATGAAGACCTTGCTTATGCAATTGGTCGATTTACAATTAGTTTTTATTTTGATGCAGTTTTAAATATATTAGGTTTTGACCGAGCTGTTGGAGAAGGAGATATTTATTTTCGTGTATGGGACAGCTTTGATTTTGAGGGGGTTCAGCCTTTAGGCAGCTGGGAAAGAGATGTTTTTAATTGTGAAGCTCCCACAATAGGATTTGAAATGATTACAAATAGTGATTTCCTCCCATTGTATGAAAAGCTGAATGATGAAGTTAGCGCACAAGAAGTAGAATTTGATATTATTACAAAGTATTACAAAATAGATGGAAATTGGTTGTTAGACTATTCTTCAAACAGTACAAATTGTAATCTTACTATTGATGAAGAGGATTAG